The following proteins are co-located in the Poecile atricapillus isolate bPoeAtr1 chromosome 2, bPoeAtr1.hap1, whole genome shotgun sequence genome:
- the NKTR gene encoding NK-tumor recognition protein isoform X2, which translates to MGVQDRPQCFFEIEINREPVGRIMFQLFSDICPKTCKNFLCLCSGEKGIGKTTGKKLCYKGTTFHRVVKNFMIQGGDFSEGNGKGGESIYGGYFKDENFILKHDRAFLLSMANRGKHTNGSQFFITTKPAPHLDGVHVVFGLVISGFEVIEQIENLKTDTASRPYADVRVIDCGVLVTRSAKDALEKKKKVCSDSEASESSSSASSSTESSSESEAENERSRRRKRKRRAKTKQSRKRRKEERKKEDPRCKRTSSQRRLSDKSDVADKVDLSTKRDKPVVRPEEIPPVPENRFLLRRDVPVVNVEPEPKLLDAAPVLTDQKPSVSKSGRKIKGRGTIRYHTPPRSRSCSESDEEESSETPPHWKEEMQRLRTYRAPSGEKWSKGDKLSDPCTSRWDERSASRRSRSWSHNGYADLSTVRYSSHHKKHRKEKKKVKHKKKSKKQKHFKKHKQTKKKKTSASSDVESSHSFHRRTKSSCDRERKSRSSSLSSRRSSRRDWSKSDKEDQSLSSLSSRGSRSYYRSRSRSRSKSRSYSRRSSRSRSASKSSRSRSRSRSSSNPRQQKTVPNSPRNISARLNDTKLTKTAEPVRAVILPSDKVIVPPVVPENLPVIPLSDSPPPSRWKPGQKPWKPSYERIQEMKAKTTHLIPTQTNYNLVVVKEANTSSSYRKQERSSESDRSGYSKGRSDRSSESWPRSRSRSSRSRSYSRSYSRSRSPSSSRTKSPSSGRSPSPSKYRSDRSGYSESTSDYSLSDEDRHRNKRKSTSSDPKARGLKLRQETSSESTLPYKHPEDYDESSQGLKESDSLSSSDFSSDSERSAKAKAVQEKEGRFPLEGNAEKQDKNSLSSERGEEKGKGERDSDHSKKKAAKEKCSEQPRGGAKTKRKSYSGSKWDSESNSERGEAKHNRGDSRPSSGKEEGEATSGSDTELSVTKRIKKQSNSSEGFLGSDCAWKTSKQLSSSESESSCSSSAGTRGKSKKHKHGLKKTPKKSHSKKAKEKSKGKKEKKHKVQKRKEMFHWQPPLEFGEEEDDEINEKPVTKDDKKEKQLSRDIKDKKQVYEKDEIFTDKIGNGEKSCVNENLLDKNTTCGASPDHSNLNKEPIETSTSTGILNSGINVAACKSEIKQENNQNGLEDVIQTDDNMEICTPDRNSPGKVDVDVLSPVILTAKPLSTGVKKELQVEPPEQDAVKLGNNIRDFINIKEEKETGRQENNSAPVSGAKDCGLKSEISENTPSNMIDNKWKPLQGVGNLKPAAISTTTEVKNVASAPEPKPAGLRIEIKAKNKVRPGSLFDEVRKTARLNRRPRNQESSSEEESPSRDDNSPSRSLSRSRSKSESKSRHRTRSISYSHSRSRSRSSTYSYRSRSYSRSRSRGWYSRDRSRSRSSSYHSYKSRSRSYSRSRSRSSSYGHHSRSSRSYTYDSYYSRSRSRSKRSDSYRRSRSYDRRSRSYGSDSDSDRSYSNNRSPSESSRYS; encoded by the exons ATGGGGGTGCAGGACCGGCCCCAGTGCTTCTTCGAGATAGAGATCAACAGGGAGCCAG tTGGTCGAATTATGTTTCAGCTCTTCTCAGACATTTGTCCGAAGACTTGTAAAAACTTCCTTTGCTTGTGCTCGG GTGAAAAAGGAATTGGCAAAACAACTGGAAAGAAGCTGTGCTACAAAGGCACCACATTCCATCGTGTGGTTAAAAACTTCATGATTCAGGGTGGGGACTTCAGCGAAG GTAATGGAAAAGGAGGTGAATCTATTTATGGTGGCTATTTCAAAG ATGAAAACTTTATTCTCAAACATGACAGAGCGTTCCTTTTGTCAATGGCAAACCGAGGGAAACATACCAATGGTTCCCAATTTTTCAT aacaacaaaaccTGCTCCTCATCTTGATGG TGTGCACGTTGTCTTTGGACTGGTTATTTCTGGGTTTGAAGTCATAGAACAGATAGAAAATCTCAAAACCGATACTGCGAGCAGGCCCTACGCAGACGTCCGAGTCATTGACTGCGGGGTGCTGGTCACCAGATCAGCTAAAGATG CTttggagaagaagaagaaagtttGCTCTGACTCAGAAGCCTCAGAGTCCTCCTCCAGTGCATCCAGCTCTACAGAATCCTCATCTGAGAGTGAGGCTGAGAAcgaaaggagcaggaggagaaagCGAAAAAGAAGAGCTAAAACCAAACAGTCCAGGAAAcgaaggaaggaggagaggaagaaagaggatCCAAGGTGCAAGCGAACCTCAAGCCAAAGACG CCTTTCAGACAAGAGCGATGTCGCAGACAAAGTCGACCTTAGCACAAAGCGGGACAAGCCCGTGGTACGTCCTGAAGAAATTCCCCCAGTGcctgaaaatagatttttgctCAGAAGAGATGTGCCTGTTGTCAATGTAGAGCCTGAACC GAAGCTTCTTGATGCTGCACCAGTTCTGACTGACCAGAAACCATCAGTCTCTAAATCTGGACgaaaaattaaaggaagagGCACAATA CGCTATCACACCCCGCCACGGTCCCGCTCCTGCTCCGAGTCCGACGAGGAGGAGAGCagcgagacccctccccactgGAAGGAGGAGATGCAGAGGCTGCGGACGTACCGAGCACCCAGCGGGGAGAAATGGAGCAAAGGAGACAA gttGAGTGACCCCTGTACAAGCAGATGGGATGAGAGAAGCGCATCCCGGAGATCCAGGTCATGGTCCCATAACGGTTATGCTGATCTAAGCACTGTGAGATACTCCAGCCATCACAAGAAGCacaggaaagagaagaagaaggtgaagcataaaaagaaatctaaaaagcAGAAGCATTTCAAGAAGCACAAGCAAAcgaagaaaaagaaaacttcagccTCGTCAGATGTAGAATCCTCTCATTCCTTCCACAGGAGGACAAAATCATCTTGTGATCGTGAGAGGAAATCTCGTTCTTCCTCATTGTCTTCCAGACGTTCATCCAGGAGAGACTGGTCTAAATCTGATAAAGAAGACCAGAGCTTGTCGTCTTTATCGAGCAGAGGGTCTCGATCATACTACAGGTCCAGATCCAGGTCTAGATCTAAATCAAGATCTTACTCCAGAAGAAGTTCTAGATCAAGATCAGCCTCTAAATCATCGCGATCTCGAAGTAGGTCACGGTCAAGTTCTAACCCCAGGCAGCAAAAGACTGTTCCCAATTCTCCACGAAATATTTCGGCACGGTTAAACGACACTAAGTTGACCAAGACTGCTGAGCCTGTCCGAGCAGTGATACTGCCCAGTGACAAGGTCATCGTGCCACCGGTTGTCCCAGAAAACCTCCCTGTCATACCCTTAAGTGACAGCCCCCCACCTTCAAGGTGGAAACCTGGGCAGAAACCTTGGAAGCCATCATATGAGCGAATTCAGGAGATGAAAGCTAAAACAACCCACTTAATTCCCACCCAAACTAATTACAATTTGGTGGTCGTTAAAGAGGCCAACACTTCTTCCTCCTACCgcaagcaggagaggagctccGAGAGCGATCGGAGCGGTTATTCCAAAGGCCGCAGCGACAGGAGCTCGGAGAGCTGGCCGAGGTCCAGGAGCAGGTCCTCTCGAAGCCGGTCATACTCCAGATCTTACTCAAGGTCTAGAAGCCCATCGAGCTCAAGGACAAAATCTCCTTCTTCTGGCAGGTCACCGTCCCCGAGTAAATACCGCAGTGACAGGTCGGGCTACAGCGAGTCCACATCCGACTATTCCCTCAGCGATGAGGACAGGCACAGGAACAAAAGGAAATCCACATCCAGCGATCCCAAAGCTCGGGGGCTCAAACTGAGGCAGGAAACGAGCTCTGAAAGCACTTTGCCTTACAAACATCCAGAGGACTACGACGAGTCTTCCCAGGGGTTGAAGGAGAGTGATAGTTTGTCATCTTCAGACTTCTCCTCCGACAGCGAGCGCTCTGCCAAAGCCAAAGCGGTCCAAGAAAAAGAAGGCCGCTTTCCATTAGAAGGGAATGCTGAGAAACAGGATAAAAACAGCTTAAGTTCTgagagaggggaggagaaaggcAAGGGTGAGCGGGATTCTGATCACTCTAAAAAGAAAGCAGCTAAGGAGAAATGCTCGGAGCAGCCCAGAGGTGGTGCAAAAACAAAACGCAAATCCTACTCAGGTAGCAAATGGGACTCAGAGTCAAATTCTGAAAGAGGAGAGGCAAAACATAATAGGGGGGATTCCAGACCCTCCTCtgggaaagaagaaggagagGCCACCTCAGGGTCTGACACGGAGCTTAGTGTTaccaaaaggataaaaaaacaATCCAATTCCTCGGAGGGCTTTTTGGGTTCTGACTGCGCGTGGAAGACAAGCAAACAGTTGTCATCTTCTGAATCTGAGAGTTCTTGTTCCAGCTCAGCAGGCACTCGAGGCAAgtcaaaaaaacacaaacatggGTTGAAAAAGACTCCTAAAAAATCACATTccaaaaaggcaaaagaaaaatcGAAAggcaaaaaggagaaaaaacacaaagtccaaaaaagaaaagaaatgtttcattgGCAGCCCCCACTTGAGTTCGGGGAAGAAGAGGACGATGAGATAAATGAAAAGCCGGTTACCAAGgatgataaaaaagaaaagcagcttaGCAGGGACATAAAGGATAAAAAACAAGTTTATGAAAAGGATGAAATATTCACAGATAAAATAGGAAATGGTGAAAAGTCGTGTGTGAATGAAAACCTTTTAGATAAAAACACCACATGTGGGGCCTCGCCAGATCACAGCAACCTTAATAAAGAGCCTATTGAAACAAGCACTTCAACTGGTATTTTAAACTCAGGAATAAACGTGGCTGCCTGCAAGAGTGAgattaaacaagaaaataacCAGAATGGGCTGGAAGATGTTATTCAGACAGATGACAACATGGAGATTTGTACTCCGGATCGTAACTCGCCAGGGAAGGTGGATGTGGATGTTTTGTCTCCTGTCATTCTCACTGCTAAACCTTTAAGTACCGGTGTAAAAAAAGAGTTACAGGTTGAGCCTCCTGAGCAAGATGCTGTCAAACTGGGAAACAACATAAGAGactttattaatattaaagaggaaaaagaaactggAAGGCAAGAAAATAACTCTGCCCCTGTGTCTGGTGCTAAAGACTGTGgtttaaaaagtgaaatttctGAAAACACACCAAGCAATATGATAGACAATAAATGGAAGCCTTTGCAAGGTGTTGGTAACTTAAAACCAGCAGCAATTAGTACGACCACAGAGGTTAAAAATGTAGCATCAGCACCAGAGCCTAAACCAGCAGGTTTAAGAATtgaaataaaggcaaaaaataaagtaaGGCCTGGGTCTCTTTTTGATGAAGTGAGGAAAACAGCCCGGCTAAATCGTCGGCCGAGGAACCAAGAAAGTTCCAGTGAGGAGGAATCTCCAAGCAGAGATGACAACAGCCCTTCCAGGAGTCTCAGCAGGTCACGAAGTAAATCTGAGTCTAAATCCAGACACAGAACAAGGTCCATATCCTACAGTCACTCGAGAAGTCGATCCCGAAGTTCTACATACTCATATAG GTCCAGGAGCTACTCGAGGAGCCGGAGCCGGGGCTGGTACAGCAGGGATCGCTCCAGGAGCCGGAGCAGTTCCTACCACAGCTACAAGAGCCGTAG TCGGAGCTACAGCAGGAGCCGATCCAGGAGCAGTTCCTATGGTCACCACAGTCGATCCAG CAGGTCCTACACCTATGACAGTTACTACAGCAGGAGTCGGAGCAGGAGCAAGAGGAGCGACAGCTACCGGAGATCTCGGAGCTACGACCGGAGATCCAG gTCCTACGGCTCCGACAGCGACAGCGATCGCAGCTACTCCAACAACAGGAGCCCCAGTGAGAGCAGCAGATACAGCTGA
- the NKTR gene encoding NK-tumor recognition protein isoform X4 produces MGVQDRPQCFFEIEINREPVGRIMFQLFSDICPKTCKNFLCLCSGEKGIGKTTGKKLCYKGTTFHRVVKNFMIQGGDFSEGNGKGGESIYGGYFKDENFILKHDRAFLLSMANRGKHTNGSQFFITTKPAPHLDGVHVVFGLVISGFEVIEQIENLKTDTASRPYADVRVIDCGVLVTRSAKDALEKKKKVCSDSEASESSSSASSSTESSSESEAENERSRRRKRKRRAKTKQSRKRRKEERKKEDPRCKRTSSQRRLSDKSDVADKVDLSTKRDKPVVRPEEIPPVPENRFLLRRDVPVVNVEPEPKLLDAAPVLTDQKPSVSKSGRKIKGRGTIRYHTPPRSRSCSESDEEESSETPPHWKEEMQRLRTYRAPSGEKWSKGDKLSDPCTSRWDERSASRRSRSWSHNGYADLSTVRYSSHHKKHRKEKKKVKHKKKSKKQKHFKKHKQTKKKKTSASSDVESSHSFHRRTKSSCDRERKSRSSSLSSRRSSRRDWSKSDKEDQSLSSLSSRGSRSYYRSRSRSRSKSRSYSRRSSRSRSASKSSRSRSRSRSSSNPRQQKTVPNSPRNISARLNDTKLTKTAEPVRAVILPSDKVIVPPVVPENLPVIPLSDSPPPSRWKPGQKPWKPSYERIQEMKAKTTHLIPTQTNYNLVVVKEANTSSSYRKQERSSESDRSGYSKGRSDRSSESWPRSRSRSSRSRSYSRSYSRSRSPSSSRTKSPSSGRSPSPSKYRSDRSGYSESTSDYSLSDEDRHRNKRKSTSSDPKARGLKLRQETSSESTLPYKHPEDYDESSQGLKESDSLSSSDFSSDSERSAKAKAVQEKEGRFPLEGNAEKQDKNSLSSERGEEKGKGERDSDHSKKKAAKEKCSEQPRGGAKTKRKSYSGSKWDSESNSERGEAKHNRGDSRPSSGKEEGEATSGSDTELSVTKRIKKQSNSSEGFLGSDCAWKTSKQLSSSESESSCSSSAGTRGKSKKHKHGLKKTPKKSHSKKAKEKSKGKKEKKHKVQKRKEMFHWQPPLEFGEEEDDEINEKPVTKDDKKEKQLSRDIKDKKQVYEKDEIFTDKIGNGEKSCVNENLLDKNTTCGASPDHSNLNKEPIETSTSTGILNSGINVAACKSEIKQENNQNGLEDVIQTDDNMEICTPDRNSPGKVDVDVLSPVILTAKPLSTGVKKELQVEPPEQDAVKLGNNIRDFINIKEEKETGRQENNSAPVSGAKDCGLKSEISENTPSNMIDNKWKPLQGVGNLKPAAISTTTEVKNVASAPEPKPAGLRIEIKAKNKVRPGSLFDEVRKTARLNRRPRNQESSSEEESPSRDDNSPSRSLSRSRSKSESKSRHRTRSISYSHSRSRSRSSTYSYRSRSYSRSRSRGWYSRDRSRSRSSSYHSYKSRSRSYSRSRSRSSSYGHHSRSRSYTYDSYYSRSRSRSKRSDSYRRSRSYDRRSRSYGSDSDSDRSYSNNRSPSESSRYS; encoded by the exons ATGGGGGTGCAGGACCGGCCCCAGTGCTTCTTCGAGATAGAGATCAACAGGGAGCCAG tTGGTCGAATTATGTTTCAGCTCTTCTCAGACATTTGTCCGAAGACTTGTAAAAACTTCCTTTGCTTGTGCTCGG GTGAAAAAGGAATTGGCAAAACAACTGGAAAGAAGCTGTGCTACAAAGGCACCACATTCCATCGTGTGGTTAAAAACTTCATGATTCAGGGTGGGGACTTCAGCGAAG GTAATGGAAAAGGAGGTGAATCTATTTATGGTGGCTATTTCAAAG ATGAAAACTTTATTCTCAAACATGACAGAGCGTTCCTTTTGTCAATGGCAAACCGAGGGAAACATACCAATGGTTCCCAATTTTTCAT aacaacaaaaccTGCTCCTCATCTTGATGG TGTGCACGTTGTCTTTGGACTGGTTATTTCTGGGTTTGAAGTCATAGAACAGATAGAAAATCTCAAAACCGATACTGCGAGCAGGCCCTACGCAGACGTCCGAGTCATTGACTGCGGGGTGCTGGTCACCAGATCAGCTAAAGATG CTttggagaagaagaagaaagtttGCTCTGACTCAGAAGCCTCAGAGTCCTCCTCCAGTGCATCCAGCTCTACAGAATCCTCATCTGAGAGTGAGGCTGAGAAcgaaaggagcaggaggagaaagCGAAAAAGAAGAGCTAAAACCAAACAGTCCAGGAAAcgaaggaaggaggagaggaagaaagaggatCCAAGGTGCAAGCGAACCTCAAGCCAAAGACG CCTTTCAGACAAGAGCGATGTCGCAGACAAAGTCGACCTTAGCACAAAGCGGGACAAGCCCGTGGTACGTCCTGAAGAAATTCCCCCAGTGcctgaaaatagatttttgctCAGAAGAGATGTGCCTGTTGTCAATGTAGAGCCTGAACC GAAGCTTCTTGATGCTGCACCAGTTCTGACTGACCAGAAACCATCAGTCTCTAAATCTGGACgaaaaattaaaggaagagGCACAATA CGCTATCACACCCCGCCACGGTCCCGCTCCTGCTCCGAGTCCGACGAGGAGGAGAGCagcgagacccctccccactgGAAGGAGGAGATGCAGAGGCTGCGGACGTACCGAGCACCCAGCGGGGAGAAATGGAGCAAAGGAGACAA gttGAGTGACCCCTGTACAAGCAGATGGGATGAGAGAAGCGCATCCCGGAGATCCAGGTCATGGTCCCATAACGGTTATGCTGATCTAAGCACTGTGAGATACTCCAGCCATCACAAGAAGCacaggaaagagaagaagaaggtgaagcataaaaagaaatctaaaaagcAGAAGCATTTCAAGAAGCACAAGCAAAcgaagaaaaagaaaacttcagccTCGTCAGATGTAGAATCCTCTCATTCCTTCCACAGGAGGACAAAATCATCTTGTGATCGTGAGAGGAAATCTCGTTCTTCCTCATTGTCTTCCAGACGTTCATCCAGGAGAGACTGGTCTAAATCTGATAAAGAAGACCAGAGCTTGTCGTCTTTATCGAGCAGAGGGTCTCGATCATACTACAGGTCCAGATCCAGGTCTAGATCTAAATCAAGATCTTACTCCAGAAGAAGTTCTAGATCAAGATCAGCCTCTAAATCATCGCGATCTCGAAGTAGGTCACGGTCAAGTTCTAACCCCAGGCAGCAAAAGACTGTTCCCAATTCTCCACGAAATATTTCGGCACGGTTAAACGACACTAAGTTGACCAAGACTGCTGAGCCTGTCCGAGCAGTGATACTGCCCAGTGACAAGGTCATCGTGCCACCGGTTGTCCCAGAAAACCTCCCTGTCATACCCTTAAGTGACAGCCCCCCACCTTCAAGGTGGAAACCTGGGCAGAAACCTTGGAAGCCATCATATGAGCGAATTCAGGAGATGAAAGCTAAAACAACCCACTTAATTCCCACCCAAACTAATTACAATTTGGTGGTCGTTAAAGAGGCCAACACTTCTTCCTCCTACCgcaagcaggagaggagctccGAGAGCGATCGGAGCGGTTATTCCAAAGGCCGCAGCGACAGGAGCTCGGAGAGCTGGCCGAGGTCCAGGAGCAGGTCCTCTCGAAGCCGGTCATACTCCAGATCTTACTCAAGGTCTAGAAGCCCATCGAGCTCAAGGACAAAATCTCCTTCTTCTGGCAGGTCACCGTCCCCGAGTAAATACCGCAGTGACAGGTCGGGCTACAGCGAGTCCACATCCGACTATTCCCTCAGCGATGAGGACAGGCACAGGAACAAAAGGAAATCCACATCCAGCGATCCCAAAGCTCGGGGGCTCAAACTGAGGCAGGAAACGAGCTCTGAAAGCACTTTGCCTTACAAACATCCAGAGGACTACGACGAGTCTTCCCAGGGGTTGAAGGAGAGTGATAGTTTGTCATCTTCAGACTTCTCCTCCGACAGCGAGCGCTCTGCCAAAGCCAAAGCGGTCCAAGAAAAAGAAGGCCGCTTTCCATTAGAAGGGAATGCTGAGAAACAGGATAAAAACAGCTTAAGTTCTgagagaggggaggagaaaggcAAGGGTGAGCGGGATTCTGATCACTCTAAAAAGAAAGCAGCTAAGGAGAAATGCTCGGAGCAGCCCAGAGGTGGTGCAAAAACAAAACGCAAATCCTACTCAGGTAGCAAATGGGACTCAGAGTCAAATTCTGAAAGAGGAGAGGCAAAACATAATAGGGGGGATTCCAGACCCTCCTCtgggaaagaagaaggagagGCCACCTCAGGGTCTGACACGGAGCTTAGTGTTaccaaaaggataaaaaaacaATCCAATTCCTCGGAGGGCTTTTTGGGTTCTGACTGCGCGTGGAAGACAAGCAAACAGTTGTCATCTTCTGAATCTGAGAGTTCTTGTTCCAGCTCAGCAGGCACTCGAGGCAAgtcaaaaaaacacaaacatggGTTGAAAAAGACTCCTAAAAAATCACATTccaaaaaggcaaaagaaaaatcGAAAggcaaaaaggagaaaaaacacaaagtccaaaaaagaaaagaaatgtttcattgGCAGCCCCCACTTGAGTTCGGGGAAGAAGAGGACGATGAGATAAATGAAAAGCCGGTTACCAAGgatgataaaaaagaaaagcagcttaGCAGGGACATAAAGGATAAAAAACAAGTTTATGAAAAGGATGAAATATTCACAGATAAAATAGGAAATGGTGAAAAGTCGTGTGTGAATGAAAACCTTTTAGATAAAAACACCACATGTGGGGCCTCGCCAGATCACAGCAACCTTAATAAAGAGCCTATTGAAACAAGCACTTCAACTGGTATTTTAAACTCAGGAATAAACGTGGCTGCCTGCAAGAGTGAgattaaacaagaaaataacCAGAATGGGCTGGAAGATGTTATTCAGACAGATGACAACATGGAGATTTGTACTCCGGATCGTAACTCGCCAGGGAAGGTGGATGTGGATGTTTTGTCTCCTGTCATTCTCACTGCTAAACCTTTAAGTACCGGTGTAAAAAAAGAGTTACAGGTTGAGCCTCCTGAGCAAGATGCTGTCAAACTGGGAAACAACATAAGAGactttattaatattaaagaggaaaaagaaactggAAGGCAAGAAAATAACTCTGCCCCTGTGTCTGGTGCTAAAGACTGTGgtttaaaaagtgaaatttctGAAAACACACCAAGCAATATGATAGACAATAAATGGAAGCCTTTGCAAGGTGTTGGTAACTTAAAACCAGCAGCAATTAGTACGACCACAGAGGTTAAAAATGTAGCATCAGCACCAGAGCCTAAACCAGCAGGTTTAAGAATtgaaataaaggcaaaaaataaagtaaGGCCTGGGTCTCTTTTTGATGAAGTGAGGAAAACAGCCCGGCTAAATCGTCGGCCGAGGAACCAAGAAAGTTCCAGTGAGGAGGAATCTCCAAGCAGAGATGACAACAGCCCTTCCAGGAGTCTCAGCAGGTCACGAAGTAAATCTGAGTCTAAATCCAGACACAGAACAAGGTCCATATCCTACAGTCACTCGAGAAGTCGATCCCGAAGTTCTACATACTCATATAG GTCCAGGAGCTACTCGAGGAGCCGGAGCCGGGGCTGGTACAGCAGGGATCGCTCCAGGAGCCGGAGCAGTTCCTACCACAGCTACAAGAGCCGTAG TCGGAGCTACAGCAGGAGCCGATCCAGGAGCAGTTCCTATGGTCACCACAGTCGATCCAG GTCCTACACCTATGACAGTTACTACAGCAGGAGTCGGAGCAGGAGCAAGAGGAGCGACAGCTACCGGAGATCTCGGAGCTACGACCGGAGATCCAG gTCCTACGGCTCCGACAGCGACAGCGATCGCAGCTACTCCAACAACAGGAGCCCCAGTGAGAGCAGCAGATACAGCTGA